The following coding sequences lie in one Silene latifolia isolate original U9 population chromosome 5, ASM4854445v1, whole genome shotgun sequence genomic window:
- the LOC141657182 gene encoding DNA polymerase epsilon subunit B gives MGKIIRQDVNKQFRMRRYTLHAAALQHVLAFLNSDSIDDPHDALDLLLDHLDSQSLKSSNLDKDTIATLIAELLDGEDESSGGSHSAFRFVDAFLIPKFRYDSIRKSFYESTGPLPIHGNAPSKAALYRDRFQLLSQRLTRNPHFSKPAFEADMTKFGSCEIVPIQNLTWQTGKRWIMGVISQLEDGHFFLEDLTASVEVDLSSAKITTGFFAENTIVVAEGEMLPKGTFKVNTCGFPPMEDREESISFTSGLDFFGSGASTSEETRKLAEMEKKAVNDMFVVLSDIWLDDEKTMGKLTEVLEGYESVEVVPSLFILMGSFCSSPCNLAFHSFASLRLQFGKLGKMIARYPRLKEQSRFLFIPSPDDAGPSSVLPRPALPKYLIEELQKEIPNALFMTNPCRIKFYSQEIVVFRRDLLYTMRRSCLIPPSTAETSDPFAHLVATIVHQSHLCPLPLTIQPISWNHDHSLHLFPTPHTIILGDRSEQKAFNYGGVTCFNPGSFSNEHTFVAYRPCNREVELSAI, from the exons ATGGGGAAGATAATAAGGCAAGATGTTAACAAGCAATTCCGTATGCGGAGATACACTCTCCACGCTGCCGCACTCCAACACGTCCTCGCATTTCTCAATTCCGATTCCATTGACGATCCTCACGATGCTCTCGATCTCCTCCTCGACCATCTCGATTCACAATCTC TTAAATCATCTAATTTGGATAAGGATACTATTGCTACTCTTATTGCCGAGCTACTTGATGGGGAAGACGAGAGTTCCGGGGGTTCTCATTCTGCTTTTCGTTTCGTTGACGCGTTTCTTATTCCTAAGTTTCGATATGATTCAATTCGGAAGAGCTTTTATGA GTCTACAGGGCCGCTTCCTATTCATGGTAATGCGCCTTCAAAAGCCGCCTTATACAGGGACAGATTCCAGCTGTTGTCTCAGAGACTTACGAGAAATCCTCATTTTTCTAAGCCTGCATTTGAAGCCGATATGACTAAGTTTGGATCCTGTGAG ATAGTTCCAATTCAAAATCTAACATGGCAAACTGGTAAAAGGTGGATCATGGGTGTTATATCTCAGCTTGAAGATGGTCATTTTTTCCTAGAAGACCTTACAGCGTCTGTGGAAGTTGATTTATCGAGCGCA AAAATCACCACAGGTTTCTTTGCAGAGAATACAATTGTTGTTGCGGAAGGAGAGATGCTTCCTAAAGGTACTTTTAAG GTCAACACATGTGGCTTCCCTCCCATGGAGGACAGGGAGGAGTCTATCTCATTTACTTCTGGATTAGACTTTTTCGGCTCTGGTGCATCTACGAGTGAGGAGACG AGAAAACTAGCAGAAATGGAAAAGAAGGCAGTAAATGACATGTTTGTAGTACTCTCTGATATATGGCTGGATGATGAAAAA ACAATGGGAAAGCTAACTGAAGTTCTAGAGGGGTATGAATCTGTCGAGGTGGTTCCTTCTTTGTTCATACTCATGGGGAGTTTCTGTTCTTCTCCATGCAACCTAGCATTTCATTCTTTTGCTAGTCTTAG ATTACAGTTTGGGAAGCTTGGGAAAATGATTGCACGATATCCTCGGCTGAAGGAGCAGAGTCGTTTTTTGTTTATTCCTAGCCCTGATGATGCAG GCCCGTCATCTGTACTCCCGAGGCCTGCTTTGCCAAAATATTTGATAGAAGAGCTTCAGAAGGAAATTCCAAATGCCCTATTTATGACAAACCCTTGCAG AATAAAGTTCTATTCTCAAGAGATAGTAGTTTTCCGACGAGACCTCTTGTATACAATGCGACGTTCATGCCTGATTCCCCCTTCAACAGCTGAAACCAGTGATCCTTTCGCACAC TTAGTTGCAACCATCGTCCACCAGAGTCATTTGTGTCCGCTACCCCTGACAATCCAACCGATTAGCTGGAATCATGATCATTCGCTCCACCTCTTCCCAACTCCTCATACG ATTATCTTGGGAGATCGAAGTGAACAAAAGGCGTTCAATTATGGAGGAGTAACATGCTTTAATCCTGGATCATTCTCAAATGAACACACTTTTGTGGCATATCGTCCGTGTAATAGGGAAGTTGAATTGTCTGCTATTTAA
- the LOC141657183 gene encoding putative NADH dehydrogenase [ubiquinone] 1 alpha subcomplex subunit 12 produces the protein MASIVKNALQAIKEKGFMNFLRELKHEGYLRCLPDGNLLQTKIHNIGAKVVGVDQFGNKYYENLDLQYGRHRWVEYASKNRYNASQVPPEWHGWLHHITDRTGDELLSLKPSRYGVDHKENFSGEGDEYIYHSKGHALNPGQRDWTRYESWQPKKG, from the exons ATGGCTTCCATCGTCAAAAACGCTCTCCAGGCGATCAAGGAAAAGGGTTTTATGAATTTCCTTCGTGAACTCAAACATGAAGGTTATTT GAGATGTTTGCCAGACGGCAACCTGCT GCAAACAAAAATCCACAACATAGGTGCAAAGGTTGTTGGTGTTGATCAATTTGGCAACAAGTATTATGAGAACTTGGATCTTCAGTATG GAAGGCACAGGTGGGTGGAGTATGCAAGCAAAAATCGCTATAATGCTTCCCAGGTTCCACCCGAATGGCATGGTTGGCTCCACCACATAACTGATCGTACAGGGGACGAG CTTCTCAGCCTCAAGCCAAGTAGGTATGGTGTTGATCACAAGGAGAACTTCTCTGGTGAGGGTGATGAATACATCTACCATTCCAAAGGCCATGCCCTTAACCCTGGTCAAAGGGACTGGACCAGGTACGAGTCCTGGCAGCCCAAGAAGGGCTAA